The genomic interval gaGATTGTTCAGTCATCCAATTCAACAATTTTAGTAACAATTAACACAAGTGTTCATTTAGTTGATACGACAACAGATCTTtaatttcattgattttttttttttcttcttctaaagATGATCTCTAAATGGCGATTGATAGactgaaaatgttggattatGACATAGAATAACGCTACTCATATCACATTTGTATCTTACATTCACATACCATCTTATATGACAAATGAGGTGAACAACTatatcaattaaattaatttaatattttttttcttttatggtaTTGTGAATTgatttaacattttcttttcttttatgatttgttAATCACAACACGAGGATAGGCAAAGTTATCTACCTGTTAATTAAACTGAAAGCTTTGTTATGAAAAGATTAACATTCTAGATGGGAAATTCGTTAGACATTCAAAAACAATCCAACACTGTTGCGCCTTTATTCCATATTAACAAAGAAGGTTTTAGCTTTAGGGCACAGCTTCACAATGGAAAATTACgacaaatcaaatcaaggaTTAAAAAGGGGCGGTTTCCGATTTCAGATTGGGAATTTGCTTGACATAATGAAATGGAGTCGCACACCACGCCAATCGGCacaaaagaatatataaaagGCTCATGATATTGATGGGGTCTAATTATGATAAACATCGACTTTCAAGCATATTctccaacaaaacaaacataatcTGAAACTAAAACACAGAGTTCCAAAAATTGTCTACACAACATCTCAAACTATATAAAAAGCAGCCAAAAACCATATCAATGCAAACGATGAATCGATAATGCCTCTTCGATTTCTTGTGACACTTTAAGAGGAAGCACCACTTCGAAGAGCTTGAGACTTCTTAGATTTGCTAGTTGCCAACTGGCTCTCAGGCTGCAATGAAGACACAGTATCAGAGAAGAGGCAAGACAAATCAAATTAATCAGTCACTAGCTTCCCAAGTTTTCAACATGATACTCTAGATGTGTCGTCATCAAATTACCTCTTTCTTGACAGGCTCTTCCTTCTCGGCCAAAATCAGCTCAATATGGCAGGGGGATGACATATATGCTGCAAAAGGTTTAGCAATATAAATCAATACAAAAAGAACAACTTTCAATAATAAAAGAAGGCCAAACTCTGGAACATACGGTTGATTCTTCCGTGAGCCCTGTAGGTTCTGCGCCTTTGCTTCTGTGCTTGGTTGACTTGGATGTGAGATACGATTAGCGAATCAACATCCAAACCCTTCACCTGAAAGATTTTCCAGCAATTATAGTCTTCAGAACAAATAAAGACAACAGCAACAAAGTCAAAAGCCAGATGGAAACATACTTCAGCATTGCTCTCAGCATTCTTAAGCAAATCTAATATGAACTTGGCAGATTTGACAGGCCAGCGTCCCTGTCCATTGGAATGCCTGTTCTTTGCCTGAGCAGTACGCCCAACACCACGACAGAAACGGCGGAAGGGAATGGCCTGCTTGTGGGCCAGAACATCCTCCAAATACCTCTTTGCCTTGACTAGGGGCAACTTTCTGATAGCAAATGCAGTTTCCCTCGTGTtctgtgaaaaataaaaacataagttCAGACTTAAATGAGTACTTGACAGAGAATGTGCAACTATGACGATGCATATTTTGATAGATTGGCAGGAGGTGACTGACAGATAATTCTACACCACAAGACTTTTTGACAAGGAAACCAAATCAAGGTATTACCAAGCAAGATGCAAAGTcgataacaaaataaatgatCACAATCCAtcaggttttgaatttttttttatatatatagacactTGCCAATGTTCCATTATTTACTGAACCTTCAGTCACGTGCAACATATGCAAGTACAGAGGCTCACCCAAAAACAATGCAGTTTATATTCCTGAAATATACGGGAGCCTAGTTCACATAAGGCAACTAAGCCCTGCTTTTATCATCAGgtttcaaaaaattaataatacttacatgtaTGTGCAAATGTGCCATCATTTACTGAACCTTAAGTCACATGCAACTGATGCACGTACAAAGGTTCACCCAAAAACAATGCAGTTAATGTCCCTGAAGTTTACGGGAGCTCAGTTCACATAAGGCAACTAAGCCCTGCTTTTATAATCAGGTTTcaaaaaactaataatattTCATACGCGCAAATGTTCCATCATTTACTGAACCTTAAGTCACATGCAACTGATGCACGTACAGAGGTTCACCCAAAAACAATGTAAGTGATCTACCTGAAGTTTATGAGAGCCCAGTTCACATATGGGAACAAAGGCCTGCCTTTTTTCATCAGGACTCAAAAAACTAAATACATGCAACTGTGTGCATTGAACTACGAGAGTTGGGACAAAATTtgtgag from Prunus dulcis unplaced genomic scaffold, ALMONDv2, whole genome shotgun sequence carries:
- the LOC117613688 gene encoding 60S ribosomal protein L17-2-like; translated protein: MAHLHIHNYLSVTSCQSIKICIVIVAHSLSSTHLSLNLCFYFSQNTRETAFAIRKLPLVKAKRYLEDVLAHKQAIPFRRFCRGVGRTAQAKNRHSNGQGRWPVKSAKFILDLLKNAESNAEVKGLDVDSLIVSHIQVNQAQKQRRRTYRAHGRINPYMSSPCHIELILAEKEEPVKKEPESQLATSKSKKSQALRSGASS